A window of Raineyella sp. W15-4 contains these coding sequences:
- a CDS encoding pyrroline-5-carboxylate reductase family protein, with protein sequence MTYLPTRVAVLGAGSIGGSFARGLAAGRSDDLQVTLTTRSVRSAAALQNTTGFRVDAMDNDPDANSRAARDADLVVIAVQSPDVLAIIEQIRPVLRQDTVVACLASAPSLAALEQALGPGHPVVRVMPNTGMETGQGLAAVAPGGAVSAAQREAVVALFSRVADVFVSDERQLTVFIGVLGATAYFPLVARAVQDSVTGLGFSPTQAERIARQLFLGAAASCRDRPESSFDALVAQVATPGGTTIAGLDVFTGADLRGTVDAAVRASIVRAGELAG encoded by the coding sequence ATGACATATCTGCCAACCCGTGTCGCCGTACTGGGAGCGGGCTCGATCGGTGGATCCTTCGCCCGCGGTCTCGCGGCCGGGCGGTCGGACGACCTGCAGGTCACCCTGACCACCCGCAGCGTACGGAGCGCGGCCGCCCTGCAGAACACCACCGGTTTCCGGGTCGACGCCATGGACAACGACCCGGACGCCAACAGCCGGGCCGCCCGGGACGCCGACCTCGTGGTGATCGCGGTCCAGTCACCGGATGTGCTGGCGATCATCGAGCAGATCCGTCCAGTACTGCGGCAGGACACTGTCGTGGCCTGCCTGGCCTCGGCGCCGTCCCTCGCCGCACTCGAGCAGGCGCTCGGCCCCGGGCATCCGGTGGTCCGCGTGATGCCGAACACCGGAATGGAAACCGGACAGGGACTGGCCGCGGTCGCCCCTGGCGGGGCGGTCAGCGCCGCGCAGCGCGAGGCCGTCGTCGCGCTCTTCTCACGGGTCGCGGACGTCTTCGTGAGTGACGAACGGCAGTTGACCGTGTTCATCGGCGTCCTCGGGGCCACGGCCTACTTCCCGCTGGTCGCCCGAGCCGTGCAGGACTCGGTGACAGGTCTCGGCTTCAGCCCGACCCAGGCCGAGAGGATCGCTCGGCAGCTCTTCCTCGGCGCGGCGGCAAGCTGTCGGGACCGGCCGGAGAGCAGCTTCGACGCCCTCGTCGCCCAGGTCGCCACCCCGGGCGGTACGACGATCGCAGGGCTCGACGTGTTCACCGGCGCGGATCTGCGGGGCACGGTGGATGCGGCCGTCCGGGCCTCCATCGTGCGGGCCGGCGAGCTCGCCGGCTGA